A window of Campylobacter ureolyticus contains these coding sequences:
- a CDS encoding nickel-dependent hydrogenase large subunit: protein MSERIVVDPITRIEGHLRVEVVVDENNVVTDAYSGSTLWRGLETIVKGRDPRDAGLFMQRICGVCTYSHYKAGIIAVEDALGIKPPLNAVLTRSLMTNALFFHDHCVHFYQLHALDWVDVVSALSADVFKASEEAFKYCETPYACGADHLKSVQDRVKKFVDKGNLGPFANAYYGHPTYKFTPEQNLIALSHYLECLRIQRTAAELMAIFGAKNPHPQSLVVGGITSVMDILSPSRLGEYLTKFNEVADFVNRAYYSDIVMAARAYGNEPSVINDVGTPNLWSHEELPYSKNEFLFDSGIILNGDLSKVYELDESKITEEATHAWYKNDAPLHPYEGAQDPNYTGFKTEKTMNAQGEMVDTKVFDIKGKYSWIKAPRYDGKPIQVGPIASICVSYAKGNKFVVPIVDQFLKDAGLPLEAVLSTLGRTACRMLEAKVIATHGLKAFNNLVENIKSGDTETCAKYKIDNKKEYKGRYIGNAPRGALSHWCRIEKGVIKNWQAVVPSTWNASPKDKDGKMGSYEACLIGLKIADLKQPLEIIRKIHSYDPCIACAVHVMDTKGNELGAYKVNPNI, encoded by the coding sequence ATGAGCGAAAGAATAGTAGTAGATCCAATTACTAGAATAGAAGGACATTTAAGAGTCGAAGTTGTTGTTGATGAAAATAATGTGGTAACTGACGCATATTCAGGCTCAACTCTTTGGAGGGGTCTTGAAACTATAGTAAAAGGAAGAGATCCAAGAGATGCAGGACTTTTTATGCAACGAATTTGTGGAGTTTGTACTTACTCTCATTATAAGGCAGGAATTATAGCAGTTGAAGATGCACTTGGCATAAAACCACCACTAAATGCGGTTTTAACAAGAAGTCTAATGACTAACGCTTTGTTTTTTCATGATCATTGTGTGCATTTTTATCAACTACATGCACTTGATTGGGTTGATGTAGTAAGTGCATTAAGTGCTGATGTGTTTAAAGCTAGCGAAGAAGCTTTTAAATACTGTGAAACTCCTTATGCTTGTGGAGCAGATCATTTAAAAAGTGTTCAAGATAGAGTTAAGAAATTTGTAGATAAAGGAAATTTAGGACCATTTGCAAATGCATATTATGGACATCCTACTTACAAATTTACACCTGAGCAAAATTTAATTGCATTAAGCCACTATTTAGAATGTTTAAGAATTCAAAGAACTGCAGCTGAATTAATGGCAATATTTGGTGCTAAAAATCCACATCCACAAAGTTTAGTAGTAGGCGGAATCACTTCTGTTATGGATATTTTAAGTCCTTCAAGATTAGGTGAATATTTAACCAAATTTAATGAAGTTGCTGATTTTGTAAATAGAGCATATTATTCAGATATTGTTATGGCTGCAAGAGCTTATGGTAATGAACCAAGCGTTATAAATGATGTTGGAACACCAAATTTATGGTCTCATGAAGAGCTTCCTTATAGTAAAAATGAATTTTTATTTGATAGTGGAATTATTTTAAATGGTGATTTATCAAAAGTTTATGAGCTTGATGAAAGCAAAATAACAGAAGAAGCAACTCATGCTTGGTATAAAAACGATGCCCCTCTTCATCCTTATGAAGGTGCTCAAGATCCAAATTATACAGGATTTAAAACTGAAAAAACAATGAATGCTCAAGGTGAGATGGTTGATACAAAAGTATTTGATATAAAAGGTAAATATAGCTGGATTAAAGCTCCAAGATACGATGGAAAACCTATTCAAGTAGGACCTATAGCAAGTATTTGTGTTAGTTATGCAAAAGGGAATAAATTTGTAGTTCCTATCGTTGATCAATTCTTAAAAGATGCAGGACTTCCATTGGAAGCAGTTTTATCAACTCTTGGAAGAACAGCTTGTCGTATGCTTGAAGCTAAAGTCATTGCAACTCATGGACTTAAAGCATTTAATAATTTAGTTGAAAATATTAAATCAGGCGACACAGAAACTTGTGCTAAATACAAAATTGACAATAAAAAAGAATATAAAGGTCGCTATATAGGAAATGCTCCAAGAGGAGCGTTAAGCCATTGGTGTAGAATTGAAAAAGGTGTTATTAAAAACTGGCAAGCGGTTGTTCCATCAACTTGGAATGCATCTCCAAAAGATAAAGATGGTAAAATGGGATCTTATGAAGCTTGCTTAATTGGTCTTAAAATAGCTGATCTAAAACAACCTCTTGAAATTATAAGAAAAATACACTCATACGATCCATGTATTGCGTGTGCAGTTCATGTGATGGATACTAAGGGAAATGAGCTTGGTGCTTATAAGGTAAATCCTAATATTTAA
- the cybH gene encoding Ni/Fe-hydrogenase, b-type cytochrome subunit, translating into MKKENKRVAEYEFSIGYRLSHWVRFFAIMLLIISGYYISFVFQSPMVSDEPVLFLQAKWRFVHIVAGFVMIAAVIYKSYIFIFDKMSHIERVSIKDFLSPKVWFEQIKYYLYLTDEHPHLKGVYNPLQFIAYIMFYAVAFILILTGLILYMHVYHHGFGGAIFDILRPVEVWMGGLANVRAIHHICMNVLIIFIVAHIYMAVFNAVKGRNGGMDAVISGYKFPEENH; encoded by the coding sequence ATGAAAAAAGAAAATAAAAGAGTGGCTGAGTATGAATTTAGCATAGGATATCGTTTAAGTCACTGGGTTAGATTTTTTGCTATTATGCTTTTAATAATTAGCGGATATTATATATCTTTTGTGTTTCAAAGCCCAATGGTTAGTGATGAACCTGTGCTATTTTTGCAGGCAAAATGGAGATTTGTTCATATAGTTGCTGGATTTGTAATGATAGCTGCTGTTATTTATAAATCTTATATTTTTATATTTGATAAGATGAGCCACATAGAAAGAGTAAGTATAAAAGACTTTTTAAGCCCTAAGGTTTGGTTTGAGCAGATTAAATATTATCTTTATTTAACAGATGAGCATCCACACTTAAAAGGAGTTTATAATCCTTTGCAATTTATTGCTTATATTATGTTTTATGCGGTAGCTTTTATCCTAATACTTACAGGACTTATTTTATATATGCATGTTTATCATCATGGTTTTGGTGGAGCAATTTTCGATATTTTAAGACCTGTTGAAGTATGGATGGGTGGACTTGCAAATGTAAGAGCAATTCATCACATATGCATGAATGTCTTGATAATCTTTATAGTTGCTCATATTTATATGGCTGTATTTAACGCTGTTAAGGGTAGAAATGGCGGAATGGACGCTGTAATAAGCGGCTATAAATTTCCAGAAGAAAATCACTAA
- a CDS encoding 2-oxoacid:acceptor oxidoreductase family protein produces the protein MTTKLRFVGVGGQGVILAGEILAAAKIKAGGFGVKASTYTSQVRGGPTKVDIILSDDEILYPYADDIDFMIATAQVSFNSFKNDVKEGGVIVVEPNLVSPSSEDRKKWQIYEIPIISIAKDDVGNVITQSVVALGIAVGFTKVMDKELVRNEMLRSVPEKVKEANIKAYDLGLKAANELLKIK, from the coding sequence ATGACAACAAAACTTAGATTCGTGGGAGTTGGTGGACAAGGAGTTATACTAGCAGGTGAGATTTTAGCAGCTGCAAAGATAAAAGCAGGTGGTTTTGGCGTAAAGGCATCAACCTATACTTCTCAAGTTAGGGGTGGTCCTACAAAGGTTGATATTATATTAAGTGATGATGAGATTTTATATCCATATGCTGATGATATAGATTTTATGATAGCAACAGCACAAGTTAGTTTTAATAGTTTTAAAAATGATGTAAAAGAAGGTGGAGTTATTGTAGTTGAGCCAAATTTGGTAAGTCCAAGCAGTGAAGATAGAAAAAAATGGCAAATTTATGAAATTCCTATTATTTCAATTGCAAAAGATGATGTTGGAAATGTAATAACTCAAAGTGTTGTAGCTCTTGGGATTGCGGTTGGTTTTACAAAAGTTATGGATAAAGAACTCGTTAGAAATGAAATGTTAAGAAGCGTGCCTGAAAAAGTAAAAGAAGCAAACATAAAAGCTTATGATTTGGGACTAAAAGCGGCCAATGAGCTATTAAAAATTAAATAA
- a CDS encoding HyaD/HybD family hydrogenase maturation endopeptidase, with translation MKILVLGIGNVLYSDEGIGVHFVKLLEKNYQFISNEHEINFMDGGTLANFLMFIMAKYDHIFLVDCIEADDGKVGDVYFFSYDDMPKMIKWSGSAHEVEMLQTLQMMELAGDLPSTKILGVIPKRVEPLAFTISDELKNSVKVMEKTSLNYFKSLGFEVKKINDLTIQDIANEFDEIGKNKI, from the coding sequence ATGAAAATTTTAGTTTTAGGAATAGGAAATGTATTGTACTCCGATGAAGGTATCGGAGTACATTTTGTAAAATTACTTGAAAAAAACTATCAATTTATCTCAAATGAACATGAGATAAATTTTATGGATGGTGGAACATTAGCAAATTTTTTGATGTTTATAATGGCAAAATATGACCATATTTTTTTAGTTGATTGTATTGAGGCTGATGATGGCAAAGTAGGCGATGTCTATTTTTTTAGCTATGATGATATGCCAAAAATGATAAAGTGGAGTGGCTCAGCTCATGAAGTTGAAATGCTTCAAACTTTGCAAATGATGGAATTAGCAGGCGATTTACCATCAACTAAAATCTTAGGTGTTATTCCAAAAAGAGTTGAACCTTTAGCTTTTACTATAAGTGATGAACTTAAAAACTCAGTTAAAGTTATGGAAAAAACTTCTTTAAATTACTTTAAAAGTTTAGGTTTTGAAGTAAAAAAAATCAATGATTTAACCATTCAAGATATAGCAAATGAGTTTGATGAGATAGGAAAAAATAAAATATGA
- a CDS encoding 2-oxoglutarate ferredoxin oxidoreductase subunit beta produces the protein MAFNYDKYLRIDKLPTLWCWGCGDGVILKAIIRAIDAMGWDLDDVCVVSGIGCSGRMSSYINCNTVHTTHGRALAYATGIKLANPTKNVIVVTGDGDGLAIGGNHTIHAARRNIGIKHILINNFIYGLTNSQTSPTTPKGFWTVTAQRGNIDPSFNATDLLIGAGATFVARQTIINADALVKLLVKGFSHDGYAFFDIFSNCHINLGRKNKMAQATDMIKWIENITVNKIKYDKLSDEEKAGLFPLGVLHEDNSHLEYTKAYAKVIEAAQNKTKIDFKEIV, from the coding sequence ATGGCATTTAATTATGATAAATACTTACGAATCGATAAACTTCCAACTCTTTGGTGTTGGGGATGTGGTGATGGTGTGATTTTAAAGGCTATTATCAGAGCTATTGATGCTATGGGTTGGGATTTAGATGATGTTTGTGTAGTAAGTGGCATAGGATGCAGTGGGAGAATGAGTTCATATATAAATTGTAACACTGTTCATACAACGCATGGTAGAGCATTAGCTTATGCAACAGGTATAAAACTAGCTAATCCAACTAAAAATGTTATTGTTGTAACAGGAGATGGAGATGGTCTTGCAATTGGTGGAAACCATACAATTCACGCCGCAAGAAGAAATATAGGTATTAAACATATTTTAATAAATAATTTCATTTATGGTCTTACAAATTCTCAAACATCCCCAACAACACCAAAGGGCTTTTGGACGGTTACTGCACAAAGAGGAAATATAGATCCAAGTTTTAATGCAACTGATTTATTAATCGGAGCAGGGGCGACATTTGTAGCAAGACAGACGATAATAAACGCAGATGCGTTAGTAAAACTTTTAGTAAAAGGCTTTAGTCATGACGGATATGCTTTTTTTGATATTTTTTCAAATTGTCATATAAATTTAGGTAGAAAAAATAAAATGGCACAAGCTACTGATATGATAAAGTGGATTGAAAACATAACAGTAAATAAAATAAAATATGATAAATTAAGCGATGAAGAAAAAGCAGGACTTTTTCCACTTGGAGTTTTGCACGAAGATAACTCTCATCTTGAATACACAAAAGCCTATGCTAAGGTTATAGAGGCAGCGCAAAATAAAACTAAAATCGACTTTAAGGAGATAGTATGA
- a CDS encoding hydrogenase small subunit, producing the protein MVKDKLLEKITLRLNEVEKLPKIKEGSIIQTLEENGLSRRDFMKWAGAMTATLGLSSAFIPAVSKAAELADRLPVIWLHMAECTGCSESLLRTATPSIDSLIFDYISLEYHETIMSASGWQAEENLEQAIEKYKGQYILMVEGGIPAGTSEYFLTVGPHGTTGAEHCRIASKNAAAIFAIGTCSSFGGIQAAYPNPTNSQALSKIVNQPVINIPGCPPSEKNIVGNVLNYILFGTLPALDSYNRPKWAYRLRIHDLCERRGRFDAGEFVEHFGDQGAKDGYCLYKVGCKGPYTFNNCSQERFNSHTSWPIQAGHGCIGCSEPDFWDTMGPLEEPLADRLYKSVFGGLGADATADKIGIGVLAVAGIAIAAHAAVGSFKKNKGE; encoded by the coding sequence ATGGTAAAGGATAAGTTATTAGAAAAAATAACTTTAAGGCTTAATGAAGTTGAAAAATTGCCTAAAATAAAGGAAGGCTCTATCATACAGACTCTTGAAGAAAATGGTCTTTCAAGAAGAGATTTTATGAAATGGGCTGGAGCTATGACAGCAACTCTTGGTCTTAGTAGTGCTTTTATACCTGCAGTTTCTAAGGCAGCTGAGTTAGCAGATAGACTTCCTGTTATTTGGTTACACATGGCTGAATGTACAGGTTGTAGTGAAAGTTTATTAAGAACAGCAACACCAAGTATTGATAGTTTAATATTTGATTATATTTCACTTGAATATCATGAGACTATAATGTCAGCAAGTGGTTGGCAAGCTGAAGAAAATTTGGAGCAAGCCATAGAAAAGTACAAGGGTCAATATATTTTAATGGTTGAGGGTGGAATTCCTGCTGGAACAAGTGAGTATTTTTTAACAGTTGGACCACACGGAACAACTGGTGCAGAACATTGTAGGATAGCTTCTAAAAATGCTGCAGCTATTTTTGCGATTGGAACCTGTTCAAGCTTTGGTGGTATTCAAGCAGCTTATCCTAATCCAACAAACTCTCAAGCTCTTAGTAAGATAGTCAATCAGCCAGTTATAAATATACCTGGATGTCCTCCAAGTGAAAAAAATATAGTTGGAAATGTATTGAATTATATACTATTTGGAACACTTCCTGCACTTGATTCATATAATAGACCAAAATGGGCATATAGACTTAGAATTCATGATCTTTGCGAAAGAAGGGGAAGATTTGATGCTGGTGAGTTTGTAGAGCACTTTGGTGATCAAGGCGCAAAAGATGGATACTGCCTATACAAAGTAGGTTGTAAAGGACCATACACATTTAACAACTGTTCACAAGAGAGATTTAACTCTCATACTTCTTGGCCAATACAGGCAGGACACGGTTGTATAGGTTGTTCAGAACCTGATTTTTGGGATACAATGGGACCACTTGAAGAGCCTTTAGCAGATAGATTATATAAAAGTGTTTTTGGTGGACTTGGAGCAGATGCAACAGCTGATAAAATAGGAATAGGTGTTTTAGCAGTTGCAGGAATCGCTATTGCAGCTCACGCAGCAGTTGGTTCATTTAAGAAAAATAAAGGAGAGTAA
- a CDS encoding 2-oxoglutarate synthase subunit alpha has protein sequence MSVEVISTGNALVAKAAIDCGCKFFGGYPITPSSEIAHEMSVRLPEVGGTFIQMEDEISGISVALGASMSGAKAMTASSGPGISLKSEQIGLAFIAEIPLVIVNVMRGGPSTGLPTRVSQGDILQAKSPTHGDYQSITLIPGSLEEVYTFTIKAFNLASKFMTPVFLLLDETLGHMQAKAILPDIKDIKIYKRDEFKGEKNNYLPYKADIDRPAVLNPFFKGYRYHITGLHHGNTGFPTENGEIVDYNIKRLFNKINLHKDEICEFEEFNLENAEICIIAYGSVNLAVKSAIEILNKECIKVGLFRPLTLWPSSKKKIKEICDKFKNILVVELNLGQYFGEIQKCGLRDDLHTLFKANGRPISPNEIIKKVKEIKGVK, from the coding sequence ATGAGTGTGGAAGTTATCTCAACTGGTAATGCTCTAGTGGCAAAAGCTGCAATTGATTGTGGCTGTAAATTCTTTGGTGGATATCCAATAACTCCATCTAGTGAGATAGCTCATGAAATGAGTGTAAGACTTCCAGAAGTTGGTGGAACTTTTATTCAAATGGAAGATGAAATTTCTGGTATTTCAGTTGCGCTTGGAGCTTCTATGAGTGGAGCAAAAGCAATGACAGCAAGCAGCGGTCCTGGGATTTCTTTAAAATCAGAACAAATTGGTCTTGCATTTATAGCTGAAATTCCACTAGTTATTGTAAATGTTATGAGAGGAGGTCCATCAACTGGTCTTCCGACTCGAGTTTCTCAAGGTGATATTTTACAAGCTAAAAGTCCAACACATGGAGATTATCAAAGTATAACTTTAATACCAGGAAGCTTAGAAGAAGTCTATACTTTTACAATAAAAGCTTTTAATTTAGCTTCTAAATTTATGACACCTGTTTTTTTACTTCTTGATGAAACACTTGGTCACATGCAAGCAAAGGCTATTTTGCCAGATATTAAAGATATAAAAATATATAAAAGGGATGAGTTTAAAGGTGAAAAAAACAACTATTTGCCATATAAAGCAGATATTGATAGACCTGCCGTTTTAAATCCTTTCTTTAAAGGTTATCGTTATCACATCACAGGACTTCATCACGGAAATACAGGATTTCCAACTGAAAATGGCGAGATAGTTGATTATAACATTAAAAGACTTTTTAATAAGATAAATTTACATAAAGATGAAATTTGCGAATTTGAAGAGTTTAACTTAGAAAATGCTGAAATTTGTATAATAGCCTATGGAAGTGTAAATTTAGCAGTTAAAAGTGCCATTGAAATTTTAAATAAAGAATGTATTAAGGTTGGGTTGTTTAGACCTTTAACCTTATGGCCAAGTAGTAAGAAAAAAATAAAAGAAATTTGTGATAAATTTAAAAATATCTTAGTAGTTGAGTTAAATTTAGGACAATATTTTGGAGAAATTCAAAAATGTGGTTTAAGAGATGATTTACATACACTTTTTAAAGCAAATGGAAGACCAATAAGTCCAAATGAAATTATTAAAAAAGTAAAAGAAATCAAAGGAGTGAAATAA